One stretch of Microvirga lotononidis DNA includes these proteins:
- a CDS encoding MarR family winged helix-turn-helix transcriptional regulator: MDTDNKHPGIKSVGWALVQASRLHRSRTGDKLSELGLFAGQEQVLQALNNSGPMTMGELAAILRVRPPTASKTVSRLSSLKLVERHTEPGDARVVRVKLTREGKRKAAAIDALWEEVEGELLQGFDNKDRKRLRKLLRKAAKNLAGLTGADQTGFEADDEVDGLEAAGEPEMAATATA; this comes from the coding sequence ATGGATACCGACAACAAGCATCCGGGCATCAAGAGCGTCGGATGGGCTCTGGTTCAAGCCTCTCGCCTGCATCGGAGCCGCACGGGCGACAAGCTCTCGGAACTCGGCCTCTTCGCCGGCCAGGAGCAGGTGCTCCAGGCCCTCAACAATTCCGGCCCCATGACCATGGGTGAACTCGCGGCGATCCTGCGCGTGCGCCCGCCGACCGCGTCCAAGACGGTATCCCGCCTTTCCAGCCTGAAGCTCGTGGAACGCCACACCGAACCCGGCGATGCCCGGGTCGTGCGCGTGAAGCTCACCAGGGAAGGCAAGCGCAAGGCCGCCGCCATCGACGCCCTGTGGGAAGAAGTCGAGGGCGAGCTGCTCCAGGGCTTCGACAACAAGGACCGCAAGCGCCTGCGCAAGCTGCTGCGCAAGGCCGCCAAGAACCTCGCGGGCCTCACTGGCGCCGATCAGACGGGTTTCGAGGCCGACGACGAGGTAGACGGCCTGGAAGCCGCCGGCGAACCGGAGATGGCCGCGACCGCGACCGCCTGA
- a CDS encoding tellurite resistance TerB family protein, translating to MVDYRKLLDAFVGAIGRPDLRNPGSSSQASVGQQAERSVTQITGQTPDQLLQKAKDFAAQHPGLTQTALVGLAGLLFKGRKKSGKLTGNLVKLGGLAVIGGLAYKAYQNQQAAKGVGGEHAHASTAPAAGSGEAVAQSALSLPETSRFHPVSQTEDDALLFLRTMVAAAAADGQIDQAERSRIVKGLTEAGIDPEASHWLETEMASPADVEELAAGVNDPDKAAQVYAAARLAIDPDTIQEREFLHQLAEALDLDPSIRSQIDDTAEGLS from the coding sequence ATGGTCGACTACAGGAAGCTTCTGGATGCGTTCGTCGGAGCCATTGGGCGTCCCGATCTCCGCAATCCCGGCTCGTCCAGCCAGGCAAGCGTCGGCCAGCAGGCCGAGAGGAGCGTGACGCAGATCACTGGGCAGACGCCCGATCAGCTGCTGCAGAAGGCCAAGGACTTCGCCGCCCAGCATCCGGGCCTGACTCAGACCGCTCTGGTCGGCTTGGCGGGACTTTTGTTCAAGGGAAGGAAGAAGAGCGGCAAGCTGACCGGCAATCTGGTCAAGCTCGGCGGCCTCGCGGTGATCGGCGGGCTGGCCTACAAGGCTTATCAGAACCAGCAGGCCGCGAAGGGCGTAGGCGGGGAACATGCTCATGCGTCCACCGCTCCGGCAGCCGGATCCGGCGAGGCCGTTGCGCAATCGGCGCTGAGCCTGCCGGAAACATCCCGTTTCCATCCGGTTTCACAGACCGAGGACGATGCGCTCCTGTTCCTGCGCACCATGGTAGCGGCAGCGGCCGCCGACGGGCAGATCGATCAGGCCGAACGGTCGCGGATCGTCAAGGGACTGACCGAAGCCGGCATCGACCCCGAGGCGAGCCACTGGCTGGAGACCGAGATGGCGTCGCCTGCCGATGTGGAAGAGCTCGCCGCAGGCGTCAACGATCCGGATAAGGCCGCGCAGGTCTATGCGGCCGCTCGTCTCGCCATCGATCCCGATACGATCCAGGAGCGCGAGTTCCTGCACCAGCTGGCCGAAGCGCTCGACCTCGACCCGTCGATCCGCTCGCAGATCGACGATACGGCCGAGGGCTTGAGCTGA
- a CDS encoding IlvD/Edd family dehydratase, with translation MAERPHRRTPDQLRSRLWFDNPDNPGMTALYLERYLNFGLTGKELQGKKPIIGIAQTGSDLSPCNRHHIELAKRVRDGITAAGGVAFEFPCHPIQETGKRPTACLDRNLSYLSLVEVLYGYPLDGVVLLTGCDKTMPACLMAAATVNIPAISLNVGPMLNGWHHGERTGSGTIVWKARERHAAGDIDYQQFIDIVGSSAPSVGHCNTMGTASTMNALAEALGMSLPGSAAIPAPYRERGQMAYETGKRIVEMVWEDLKPSDIMTREAFENVIVANAAIGGSTNAPIHINAIAKHIGVPLDNNDWERIGFEIPLLVNMQPAGEYLGEEYFRAGGLPAVIAELIGGGKIHENALTCTGTTIGENCTGKFTWDHDVIRSYDNPLKEKAGFLNLKGTLFDSAIMKTSVISPEFQERYLNNPDDPNAFEGPVVVFDGPEDYHHRIDDPSLHIDEHTILIMRGAGPIGYPGAAEVVNMQPPGALIKRGVLSLPCIGDGRQSGTSGTPSILNASPEAAIGGGLALLQTGDRIRIDLNKRSADILLSPEELEKRRADLEARGGYAYPASQTPWQEIQRSMVDQLSEGMTLKPAVKYQRVAQTFGVPRDNH, from the coding sequence ATGGCTGAGAGGCCTCACCGTCGCACTCCCGATCAGCTTCGCTCACGGCTTTGGTTCGACAATCCCGACAACCCGGGCATGACCGCGCTCTACCTGGAGCGTTACCTCAATTTCGGCCTTACGGGCAAAGAGCTGCAGGGCAAGAAGCCGATCATCGGCATCGCGCAGACCGGCTCCGACCTGTCTCCGTGCAACCGACATCACATCGAACTCGCCAAGCGCGTGCGCGACGGTATCACGGCCGCCGGCGGCGTCGCCTTCGAGTTCCCGTGCCATCCGATTCAGGAGACGGGCAAGCGCCCCACCGCCTGCCTCGATCGCAACCTGTCCTATCTCTCCCTCGTCGAGGTCCTCTACGGCTATCCGCTCGACGGCGTCGTGCTGCTCACAGGCTGCGACAAGACCATGCCGGCCTGCCTCATGGCGGCCGCGACCGTGAACATTCCGGCGATCTCGCTCAATGTCGGGCCCATGCTCAATGGCTGGCACCATGGCGAACGCACGGGTTCCGGCACCATCGTGTGGAAGGCGCGCGAGCGTCACGCGGCAGGCGATATCGATTACCAGCAGTTCATCGACATCGTCGGCTCTTCCGCCCCGTCCGTCGGCCACTGCAACACCATGGGCACGGCGTCGACGATGAATGCGCTGGCCGAGGCTCTCGGCATGTCCCTGCCGGGCTCGGCAGCCATTCCGGCGCCTTACCGCGAGCGCGGCCAGATGGCCTATGAAACCGGCAAGCGCATCGTCGAGATGGTGTGGGAGGATCTGAAGCCTTCCGACATCATGACCCGCGAGGCATTCGAGAACGTGATCGTCGCCAACGCGGCCATCGGCGGCTCGACCAACGCACCGATCCACATCAATGCGATTGCCAAGCACATCGGTGTGCCGCTCGACAACAACGATTGGGAGCGCATCGGTTTCGAGATCCCGCTGCTGGTGAACATGCAGCCCGCGGGCGAGTATCTGGGCGAGGAGTATTTCCGCGCGGGCGGACTGCCGGCGGTCATCGCCGAGCTGATTGGCGGCGGCAAGATCCACGAGAACGCTCTGACCTGCACGGGCACCACCATCGGCGAGAACTGCACGGGCAAGTTCACCTGGGATCACGACGTGATCCGCTCCTACGACAATCCGCTTAAGGAGAAGGCCGGCTTCCTCAACCTGAAGGGAACGCTCTTCGATTCCGCCATCATGAAGACGAGCGTGATCAGCCCGGAATTCCAGGAGCGCTACCTCAACAATCCGGACGATCCGAATGCCTTCGAAGGCCCGGTTGTCGTGTTCGACGGGCCGGAGGACTACCATCATCGCATCGATGATCCGTCGCTGCACATCGACGAGCATACGATCCTGATCATGCGGGGCGCGGGGCCGATCGGTTATCCCGGTGCGGCCGAGGTGGTGAACATGCAGCCGCCCGGCGCGCTGATCAAGCGGGGCGTTCTCTCGCTGCCCTGCATCGGCGACGGACGCCAGTCCGGCACGTCGGGAACGCCGTCGATCCTTAACGCTTCGCCGGAAGCCGCCATCGGCGGCGGACTTGCGCTGCTGCAGACGGGCGACCGGATCCGCATCGACCTGAACAAGCGCAGCGCCGACATTCTCCTGTCTCCGGAAGAGCTGGAGAAGCGCCGGGCCGATCTGGAGGCACGGGGCGGCTATGCCTATCCGGCGAGCCAGACGCCGTGGCAGGAGATCCAGCGCTCCATGGTCGATCAGCTCTCCGAGGGCATGACCCTGAAGCCCGCCGTGAAGTACCAGAGGGTCGCCCAGACCTTCGGTGTTCCGCGCGACAATCACTGA
- a CDS encoding TfoX/Sxy family DNA transformation protein, giving the protein MSDAAIDTLTGIGPVTQSRLADAGLRTVGELRSMGSVEAYRRLKFMLPRQVSLNALYALEAALRGCHWLDLPQDVKVALQQQARIIDEAFRRGGVARCSL; this is encoded by the coding sequence GTGAGTGATGCCGCCATCGACACCCTGACCGGGATCGGTCCCGTGACGCAGAGCAGGCTGGCGGATGCCGGGCTCCGTACCGTCGGAGAGCTCCGCTCCATGGGATCGGTCGAAGCCTATCGCCGCCTGAAATTCATGCTGCCCCGGCAGGTGAGCCTGAATGCTCTCTATGCGCTGGAAGCCGCCCTGCGCGGCTGTCACTGGCTCGATCTGCCGCAAGATGTGAAGGTCGCGCTCCAGCAGCAGGCCCGGATCATCGACGAAGCCTTTCGCCGGGGCGGCGTCGCACGCTGTTCCCTTTAA
- a CDS encoding glucan biosynthesis protein yields MTNLSRRFLLQSLLAATALPALSRQASAQQQNGVPAPNPFRYEDVVRRARELAAVPYEAPNVQLPEPLSRLSFDDYRDIRFRPDKVLLGSGNGPFRMQLFHPGFLYQQPVTVNVIRDGVPTPIPYQRELFDYGRNKIERPLPVNLGFAGFRLHYPLNNPKVFDELIAFLGASYFRFLGAGQKYGLSARGLAINVEGGEAEEFPHFREFWIEMPKPNDERAIIYALLDSPSVAGAYRFEVYPSKETTLDVTATLFPRQAIANVGVAPLTSMFFEGENDRKPTDDYRLEIHDSDGLLIQSGAGEWIWRPLRNPARKTISSFSDNNPRGFGLMQRDRVFENYQDIEAYYHQRPGYWVEPIGQWGEGWVELVELPTPDETHDNIVAYWQPSRPFEPGQEVVLSYRLRALSAIGAMHTGGKVINTFQTPPRASGSNAPSDRGHRRFIIDFAGGNLAYYLGAPEQVQIVPSTSAGQITNTFIMPNSHTNGFRAAIDVKLEPGQSADLRAFLRAGNKALTETWTYLWAVE; encoded by the coding sequence ATGACGAACCTGTCCCGCCGTTTTCTCCTGCAAAGCCTGCTCGCAGCCACCGCGCTGCCCGCTTTGAGCCGGCAGGCCTCAGCGCAGCAGCAAAACGGCGTTCCGGCGCCAAATCCCTTCCGCTACGAGGACGTGGTGCGCCGGGCCCGGGAACTCGCGGCCGTGCCCTACGAGGCCCCGAACGTGCAGCTGCCGGAGCCTCTCAGCAGGCTCAGCTTCGACGATTACCGGGACATCCGCTTCCGCCCGGACAAGGTCCTGCTCGGCTCCGGCAACGGGCCGTTCCGGATGCAGCTCTTCCATCCCGGCTTCCTCTACCAGCAGCCCGTGACGGTGAACGTCATCCGCGACGGCGTCCCGACGCCGATTCCCTATCAGCGCGAGCTGTTCGATTACGGCCGCAACAAGATCGAGCGGCCGCTGCCCGTCAACCTCGGCTTTGCGGGCTTCCGTCTCCATTACCCGCTGAACAATCCGAAGGTCTTCGACGAGCTGATCGCCTTCCTGGGGGCGAGCTATTTCCGCTTCCTCGGGGCCGGTCAGAAATACGGCCTCTCGGCACGCGGCCTCGCGATCAATGTGGAAGGCGGCGAAGCGGAGGAGTTTCCGCATTTCCGCGAATTCTGGATCGAGATGCCCAAGCCCAACGACGAGCGGGCCATCATCTATGCCCTCCTCGACAGCCCGTCGGTCGCCGGCGCCTACCGGTTCGAGGTCTACCCCTCGAAGGAAACGACCCTCGACGTTACGGCAACGCTGTTCCCGCGCCAGGCCATCGCCAATGTCGGCGTCGCCCCCCTCACCTCCATGTTCTTCGAAGGCGAGAACGACCGGAAGCCGACGGACGATTACCGGCTCGAGATCCACGATTCGGACGGGCTTCTCATCCAGTCCGGCGCGGGCGAATGGATCTGGCGCCCCCTGCGGAACCCGGCCCGCAAGACGATCTCGTCCTTTAGCGACAACAATCCGCGTGGCTTCGGCCTGATGCAGCGTGACCGGGTGTTCGAGAACTACCAGGATATCGAGGCTTATTACCACCAGCGTCCCGGCTACTGGGTCGAGCCCATCGGGCAATGGGGCGAGGGCTGGGTCGAGCTGGTAGAGCTTCCGACGCCCGACGAGACCCATGACAACATCGTAGCCTATTGGCAGCCGAGCCGTCCGTTCGAGCCCGGACAGGAGGTCGTCCTGTCCTATCGCCTGCGGGCCCTGTCGGCGATCGGCGCCATGCATACGGGCGGAAAGGTGATCAACACCTTCCAGACGCCTCCCCGCGCCAGCGGGTCGAACGCGCCGAGCGACCGGGGGCATCGCCGCTTCATCATCGACTTCGCGGGCGGCAACCTGGCTTACTATCTCGGCGCCCCCGAGCAGGTGCAGATCGTCCCCTCCACGTCCGCTGGGCAGATCACCAATACCTTCATCATGCCCAACAGCCATACCAACGGCTTCAGGGCGGCCATCGACGTGAAGCTGGAGCCGGGCCAGTCCGCCGACCTGCGCGCCTTCCTGCGCGCCGGAAACAAGGCTCTGACGGAAACCTGGACCTATCTCTGGGCGGTGGAGTGA
- a CDS encoding ABC transporter ATP-binding protein: MMQPAPTLVSFKDVSKTFSNGVTALAGFDLDIFAGEFVSLLGPSGCGKSTVLRLIAGLAEPTDGSVAWPEARSDDHRGEIGFVFQDATLMPWANVADNVWLPLRLRGVSRRDAQDRIVESLALVGLGDFAKAYPRELSGGMRMRVSIARALSLKPRLLLMDEPFAALDEIARFRLNDDLLRLQGELRCTVVFVTHSVYESAYLSSRIAVMSPRPGRIVAAIEGLSPGPRASDFRTSASYTQLCGRISQVLLGQTVGERP, from the coding sequence ATGATGCAACCCGCACCCACGCTCGTTTCTTTCAAGGACGTCTCGAAGACCTTCTCCAACGGCGTGACGGCTCTTGCCGGCTTCGATCTCGACATCTTCGCGGGCGAATTCGTCTCCCTGCTCGGCCCGTCGGGATGCGGCAAGTCGACGGTGCTGCGTCTCATCGCGGGGCTCGCGGAGCCGACTGACGGAAGCGTCGCCTGGCCGGAAGCGCGCAGCGACGATCATCGCGGCGAGATCGGGTTCGTGTTCCAGGACGCGACGCTGATGCCCTGGGCCAACGTGGCGGACAATGTGTGGCTCCCCTTGCGCCTTCGCGGCGTATCCCGGCGCGATGCGCAGGACCGCATTGTCGAGAGCCTTGCCCTCGTCGGCCTGGGCGACTTCGCGAAGGCCTATCCGCGCGAGCTCTCCGGCGGCATGAGGATGCGCGTGTCGATTGCGCGGGCTTTGTCGCTGAAGCCCCGGCTGCTGCTCATGGACGAGCCCTTCGCCGCCCTCGACGAGATCGCGCGCTTCCGGCTCAACGACGATCTGCTGCGCCTGCAGGGCGAATTGCGCTGCACCGTCGTGTTCGTGACCCATTCGGTCTACGAGAGCGCCTATCTGTCGAGCCGCATCGCGGTCATGTCTCCGCGTCCGGGGCGCATCGTCGCCGCAATCGAAGGCCTGTCGCCCGGCCCCCGCGCGAGCGACTTCCGCACCAGTGCAAGCTATACGCAGCTTTGCGGACGCATCTCGCAGGTCCTGCTCGGCCAGACAGTCGGGGAGCGGCCGTGA
- a CDS encoding ABC transporter permease: MAPVRQQGTPLKIVLPLAVFAAAITAWEAAVRLKGIPPYILPAPSLIATTMVADWPLLWASLLTTLETTLAGLALAVVGGVGLAVLLSLSRIVEYSLYPFAVVLQVTPVIAVAPLLLIYMPQDVAVLACAWLVAFFPVLSNTMLGLQSVDRNLMELFRLYGAPVSQSPLARLRARLKALWYLRCPAALPAFLAGLRIAGGLSLIGAVVAEMAAGSAGAGSGLAYRIIESQYRLNIPRLFAALVLLAATGIALFLVLAALNHALLRRWHESAVPRDR, translated from the coding sequence ATGGCGCCCGTTCGACAGCAGGGCACTCCCTTGAAGATCGTTCTGCCGCTCGCCGTCTTCGCGGCGGCCATTACCGCGTGGGAAGCCGCCGTGCGCCTGAAGGGCATTCCGCCCTACATCCTGCCCGCGCCGAGCCTGATCGCCACGACCATGGTGGCCGATTGGCCTCTGCTCTGGGCCTCGCTCCTGACGACGCTCGAGACCACCCTCGCGGGGCTTGCGCTCGCGGTCGTCGGCGGCGTGGGCCTTGCCGTGCTGCTGAGCCTGTCGCGGATCGTCGAGTATTCGCTCTACCCGTTCGCCGTCGTGCTCCAGGTCACGCCGGTCATCGCCGTCGCGCCCCTGTTGCTGATCTACATGCCGCAGGATGTGGCGGTCCTGGCCTGCGCCTGGCTCGTGGCGTTCTTTCCGGTCCTGTCGAACACGATGCTCGGCCTTCAATCCGTGGACCGGAATCTCATGGAGCTGTTCCGGCTCTACGGCGCTCCCGTGTCGCAAAGCCCTCTCGCGCGGCTCAGGGCGCGTTTGAAGGCCCTCTGGTACCTGCGCTGCCCGGCCGCCCTCCCGGCCTTTCTGGCGGGTCTGCGGATCGCGGGCGGCCTGTCCCTGATCGGCGCCGTGGTGGCCGAGATGGCCGCCGGATCCGCCGGGGCGGGGTCGGGGCTGGCCTATCGCATCATCGAGAGTCAGTACCGGCTCAACATTCCGCGCCTCTTTGCGGCTCTCGTTCTCCTGGCCGCAACCGGCATCGCGCTGTTCCTGGTGTTGGCTGCGCTCAATCACGCCCTTCTCCGGCGCTGGCATGAAAGCGCCGTCCCCCGGGACCGCTGA
- a CDS encoding DMT family transporter, translating to MTDIRIAAGKRLAFPMADTVTHSPPKIAAWHQSRVAGIALMCVALFCFSCLDATAKWVNRSVDPMVAVWARYVSAAFLTFLVINPRTQPGALRTRRLPLQLLRSFLLFASTICNFFALKYLQLVETQSIIFATPLLVALLAGPLLGERVGWGRMTAIGIGFIGILVITRPGFGTMHPAALLSLTGSVAYAFYAIVTRMLASSDSVATTTLYSSVAGIVFVTPALPWVWSTPSSPLMWFLLATTGFYGAFGHWLLILAHARAPAAILSPFIYSQIVWMLILGYVLFGDWPDAWTFVGAGIVIASGLYLLYRERVKPRKPEPSP from the coding sequence GTGACGGACATTCGTATCGCGGCGGGGAAGCGGCTAGCATTCCCCATGGCCGACACCGTCACCCACTCCCCGCCAAAGATCGCCGCGTGGCACCAGAGCCGGGTCGCAGGCATCGCCCTCATGTGCGTGGCGCTGTTCTGCTTTTCCTGCCTCGACGCGACGGCCAAATGGGTGAACCGCTCCGTCGATCCGATGGTGGCGGTCTGGGCCCGCTACGTCTCGGCGGCGTTTCTCACCTTCCTGGTCATCAATCCGCGGACCCAGCCCGGAGCCCTCAGGACACGCCGCCTCCCGCTGCAGCTCCTGCGCTCGTTCCTGCTCTTCGCCTCGACGATCTGCAACTTCTTCGCCCTGAAATATCTGCAGCTGGTCGAGACCCAATCGATCATCTTCGCGACCCCGCTGCTGGTGGCCCTGCTCGCCGGGCCCCTTCTCGGAGAGCGCGTCGGCTGGGGGCGCATGACCGCCATCGGGATCGGCTTCATCGGCATCCTCGTGATCACACGGCCGGGCTTCGGGACCATGCACCCTGCCGCCCTGCTGTCGCTGACCGGCTCCGTGGCCTATGCCTTCTACGCCATCGTGACCCGCATGCTCGCATCGAGCGATTCGGTTGCGACGACCACGCTCTATTCCAGCGTCGCCGGCATCGTCTTCGTCACTCCGGCCCTGCCCTGGGTGTGGTCCACGCCCTCGTCGCCCCTCATGTGGTTTCTGCTGGCGACGACGGGCTTCTACGGGGCGTTCGGCCATTGGCTTCTGATCCTCGCCCATGCCCGCGCGCCCGCCGCGATCCTGTCGCCCTTCATCTACAGCCAGATCGTCTGGATGCTGATCCTGGGCTATGTCCTCTTCGGCGACTGGCCCGATGCTTGGACCTTCGTCGGGGCTGGCATCGTCATCGCATCGGGGCTCTACTTGCTCTACCGTGAGCGCGTGAAGCCTCGAAAGCCGGAGCCTTCCCCGTGA
- a CDS encoding ABC transporter substrate-binding protein — MKLNAWITGALAACLSGSALAQQPLTEVTFGTNWIAQGEHGGYYQAAADGTYEKYGLKVTIVPGGPRASNRMLMTVGKLDFYMGGSMIQAFSAVEKEIPTIVVAAHFQKEPQVLLSHPGQGLDTFADLKKSNDILLSKDGVATFFQWMKAEYGFKDEQVKPFGFNPAPFIANKASVQQGYVTSEPLTIEKAAGFKPNVFLLADYGFSTYSTTVETRREVVEKNPDLVQRFVDASTIGWYNYLYGDNAKAKDLIKRDNPEMTDELLDYSRAKMKEYGIVDSGDTQQLGIGAMTDARMKDFFDKMVKAGLFKADLDYRKAYTLQFVNKGVGLNLKP; from the coding sequence ATGAAGCTGAACGCCTGGATCACGGGAGCGCTCGCAGCCTGCCTGAGCGGGAGCGCCTTGGCGCAGCAGCCGCTGACGGAAGTGACCTTCGGCACCAACTGGATCGCGCAGGGCGAGCATGGCGGCTATTATCAGGCCGCGGCCGACGGGACGTACGAGAAATACGGCCTCAAGGTCACCATCGTGCCGGGCGGCCCCCGCGCCAGCAACCGCATGCTCATGACGGTCGGCAAGCTCGACTTCTACATGGGCGGCAGCATGATCCAGGCCTTCTCGGCCGTCGAGAAGGAGATCCCCACCATCGTGGTCGCGGCCCATTTCCAGAAGGAGCCGCAGGTGCTCCTCAGCCATCCGGGCCAGGGACTCGATACCTTCGCGGACCTGAAGAAGTCGAACGACATTCTCCTGTCCAAGGACGGCGTCGCCACCTTCTTCCAGTGGATGAAGGCCGAATACGGATTCAAGGACGAGCAGGTGAAGCCCTTCGGCTTCAATCCGGCGCCCTTCATCGCCAACAAGGCCTCGGTGCAGCAGGGCTACGTCACGTCGGAGCCGCTGACCATCGAGAAAGCGGCCGGTTTCAAGCCCAACGTATTCCTGCTCGCCGATTACGGCTTCAGCACCTATTCCACCACCGTGGAGACGCGCCGCGAGGTCGTGGAGAAGAATCCCGATCTCGTGCAGCGCTTCGTCGATGCCTCGACCATCGGATGGTACAATTACCTCTACGGCGACAACGCGAAGGCGAAGGACCTCATCAAGCGCGACAACCCGGAGATGACCGACGAGCTGCTCGACTATTCCCGGGCCAAGATGAAGGAGTACGGCATCGTCGATTCCGGCGACACGCAACAGCTCGGCATCGGCGCCATGACCGATGCCCGCATGAAGGACTTCTTCGACAAGATGGTGAAGGCCGGCCTCTTCAAGGCGGATCTCGACTACAGGAAAGCCTATACGCTCCAGTTCGTGAACAAGGGCGTGGGGCTGAACCTGAAGCCGTAG
- a CDS encoding 2-hydroxyacid dehydrogenase: protein MSRTDILMTAPMNQVVIDALDKAFTLHRLWEQNDKEAFLKEFGPRIRGVATSTLFGRVDATLLDRLPNAEIVSSFGVGYDNVDAEEAARRNIVVTNTPGVLDDEVADLTLGLLLATLRKIPQADRYLRDGKWLKASFPLSATLRDRKVGIVGLGRIGKAIAKRLSGFDVSIAYHGRTQQDDVAYAYYPTVTGLAEACDVLIVITPGGAATKHLINAEVLKALGSNGVLINVARGTVVDEQALIEALKSGTILSAGLDVYEDEPRVPQELIDLEHVVLLPHIASASVHTRNAMGKLVADNLISWFDGKGPLTPVAETPYKGKAG from the coding sequence ATGAGCCGAACCGACATCCTGATGACCGCGCCGATGAATCAAGTCGTCATCGACGCGCTCGACAAGGCCTTCACGCTCCATCGTCTGTGGGAGCAGAACGACAAGGAGGCCTTCCTGAAGGAGTTCGGTCCGCGCATTCGCGGCGTAGCGACCAGCACGCTCTTCGGCCGTGTGGATGCCACGCTCCTCGACCGTCTGCCGAATGCCGAGATCGTCTCGAGCTTCGGCGTCGGCTACGACAATGTGGATGCGGAGGAAGCGGCGAGGCGCAACATCGTCGTCACCAATACGCCGGGCGTTCTCGACGACGAGGTGGCCGACCTGACCCTCGGTCTGCTTCTTGCAACGTTGAGAAAGATCCCGCAGGCCGATCGCTACCTGCGGGACGGGAAATGGCTGAAAGCCTCCTTTCCCCTGTCGGCGACCCTGCGCGACAGGAAGGTCGGCATCGTCGGGCTCGGACGCATCGGCAAGGCCATCGCGAAGCGCCTCTCCGGCTTCGACGTGAGCATCGCCTATCATGGCCGGACCCAGCAGGACGACGTGGCATATGCCTATTATCCGACGGTGACCGGTCTTGCGGAAGCTTGCGACGTGCTCATCGTGATCACGCCCGGCGGCGCCGCCACGAAGCATCTCATCAACGCTGAGGTGCTGAAGGCCTTGGGCTCCAACGGCGTTCTGATCAACGTCGCCCGCGGCACGGTCGTGGACGAGCAGGCGCTCATCGAGGCGCTCAAGTCGGGGACGATCCTGAGCGCCGGCCTCGACGTCTATGAGGACGAGCCGCGCGTGCCGCAGGAATTGATCGATCTGGAGCACGTGGTGCTCCTGCCCCACATCGCCTCCGCGTCGGTCCATACCCGCAACGCCATGGGCAAGCTCGTCGCCGACAACCTGATCTCATGGTTCGACGGCAAGGGCCCGCTGACCCCGGTGGCGGAGACGCCCTATAAGGGCAAAGCGGGTTGA
- a CDS encoding SDR family oxidoreductase produces the protein MNRLHGKTALVTAAGQGIGRAIAEAFLREGATVWATDLDVGKLEGLEGAEKRRLDVLSSADVEQLVAEAGPFDILVNAAGFVHHGTILECSDKDWDFSFDLNVKSMHRTIHAVLPGMLEKGRGSIVNIASGASSVRGIPNRYVYGTTKAAVIGLTKAVAADFIKRGVRANAICPGTVQSPSLDERIAALAASSGQSLETVRQAFIDRQPMGRLGTAEEVAALAVYLGSDEASYTTGHIHLVDGGFAL, from the coding sequence ATGAACAGACTTCACGGAAAGACAGCCCTCGTCACGGCGGCCGGGCAGGGGATCGGACGCGCCATCGCAGAGGCCTTTCTCCGCGAGGGTGCTACGGTCTGGGCGACGGATCTCGACGTCGGCAAGCTGGAGGGCCTCGAGGGCGCCGAAAAGCGCAGGCTCGACGTGCTCTCGAGCGCCGATGTCGAGCAACTCGTCGCCGAGGCAGGCCCCTTCGACATTCTCGTCAATGCGGCGGGCTTCGTGCATCACGGCACGATTCTCGAATGCTCCGACAAGGACTGGGACTTCTCGTTCGACCTGAACGTGAAATCCATGCACCGGACGATTCATGCCGTTCTGCCCGGCATGCTGGAGAAGGGCCGCGGCTCCATCGTCAATATCGCGTCGGGCGCTTCATCGGTGCGCGGCATCCCCAACCGCTATGTCTACGGCACCACCAAGGCGGCGGTGATCGGCCTGACCAAGGCCGTGGCGGCGGATTTCATCAAGCGCGGCGTTCGCGCGAACGCCATCTGCCCCGGCACGGTCCAATCGCCGTCGCTCGATGAGCGGATCGCGGCGCTCGCTGCGAGTTCGGGACAAAGCCTCGAGACCGTGCGCCAGGCTTTCATCGACCGCCAGCCGATGGGGCGCCTCGGCACGGCCGAGGAAGTGGCGGCGCTGGCCGTCTATCTCGGTTCGGACGAGGCCAGCTACACGACGGGCCATATCCACCTCGTCGACGGCGGGTTCGCGCTTTAA